The following proteins are encoded in a genomic region of Sesamum indicum cultivar Zhongzhi No. 13 linkage group LG8, S_indicum_v1.0, whole genome shotgun sequence:
- the LOC105169287 gene encoding costars family protein — protein MNVGEEVERLKEEIKRLGQPQDDGSYKVTFGVLFNDDRCANIFEALVGTLRAAKKRKIVTYDGELLLQGVHDNVEITLKPEATASDAVVSS, from the exons ATGAATGTGGGGGAAGAGGTGGAGCGACTCAAAGAAGAGATCAAGCGTCTCGGCCAACCCCAAGATGATGGCTCCTACAAG GTCACATTTGGTGTCCTATTCAACGATGACAGGTGTGCAAACATCTTTGAAGCTCTAGTTGGAACTCTACGTGCTGCAAAGAAGCGTAAAATCGTAACATATGATGGTGAACTGCTGTTGCAAGGAGTCCATGATAATGTCGAAATTACTCTCAAACCAGAAGCAACAGCAAGTGATGCAGTTGTAAGCAGCTGA
- the LOC105169289 gene encoding GATA transcription factor 24-like isoform X1 yields MYGPPHASMNDTTTVQAPRPLNPHIDDNDDDDEDVVECSNGEESVDNPPSQIRYDLPNNSHSPHALPATGVMEPVDPVASHALYPSDMGPAAGEAGADQLTLSFQGEVFVFDSVSPEKVQAVLLLLGGYEVPTGVPSPGMTPQNYRNLGDYPGKSSQPQRAASLIRFREKRKERCFDKKIRYTVRKEVALRMQRKKGQFTSSKSLPEELGSSSADWNGSSAQEEQETSCRHCGISSKSTPMMRRGPDGPRTLCNACGLKWANKGVLRDLSKLPIVEAQHHAMKAGEVINSETNSKDTLAPSTNIITSSTGEN; encoded by the exons ATGTACGGACCACCACACGCCTCCATGAATGACACCACCACCGTACAGGCCCCCCGCCCCCTCAATCCACATATCGACGACAACGACGACGATGACGAGGATGTCGTTGAGTGCTCTAATGGGGAAGAATCCGTAGACAACCCCCCATCCCAGATCAGATATGACCTGCCGAACAACTCTCACTCGCCGCACGCGCTTCCTGCAACTGGTGTTATGGAGCCTGTCGACCCGGTTGCCTCTCATGCTCTATACCCCTCGGATATGGGCCCCGCTGCCGGGGAAGCTGGAGCCGACCAGCTCACGCTGTCGTTTCAGGGCGAGGTTTTTGTTTTCGACTCGGTTTCCCCAGAAaag GTTCAGGCAGTTTTATTACTGTTGGGTGGATATGAAGTACCCACTGGTGTTCCTAGTCCTGGGATGACTCCTCAAAACTATAGG AATTTGGGTGATTATCCCGGGAAGTCGAGTCAACCACAACGGGCAGCCTCCTTAATCCGGTTTagagaaaagaggaaagagcgatgttttgataaaaaaattcgCTACACTGTTCGCAAGGAAGTTGCTTTGAG AATGCAGCGTAAGAAAGGCCAGTTTACATCGTCAAAGTCGCTCCCTGAGGAACTTGGATCATCTTCTGCAGATTGGAATGGAAGTTCGGCCCAAGAAGAGCAGGAAACCTC ATGTAGGCATTGTGGGATTAGTTCAAAGTCCACTCCAATGATGCGACGTGGACCAGATGGGCCAAGAACTCTGTGCAACGCATGCGGTCTCAAGTGGGCCAACAAG GGAGTCCTGCGAGACCTTTCAAAACTCCCCATTGTTGAAGCCCAGCATCATGCTATGAAGGCTGGTGAAGTT ATCAATAGTGAAACAAACAGCAAAGATACTCTTGCACCTTCTACCAACATCATCACATCTTCTACCGGTGAGAATTAA
- the LOC105169289 gene encoding GATA transcription factor 24-like isoform X2, producing the protein MYGPPHASMNDTTTVQAPRPLNPHIDDNDDDDEDVVECSNGEESVDNPPSQIRYDLPNNSHSPHALPATGVMEPVDPVASHALYPSDMGPAAGEAGADQLTLSFQGEVFVFDSVSPEKVQAVLLLLGGYEVPTGVPSPGMTPQNYRNLGDYPGKSSQPQRAASLIRFREKRKERCFDKKIRYTVRKEVALRMQRKKGQFTSSKSLPEELGSSSADWNGSSAQEEQETSCRHCGISSKSTPMMRRGPDGPRTLCNACGLKWANKGVLRDLSKLPIVEAQHHAMKINSETNSKDTLAPSTNIITSSTGEN; encoded by the exons ATGTACGGACCACCACACGCCTCCATGAATGACACCACCACCGTACAGGCCCCCCGCCCCCTCAATCCACATATCGACGACAACGACGACGATGACGAGGATGTCGTTGAGTGCTCTAATGGGGAAGAATCCGTAGACAACCCCCCATCCCAGATCAGATATGACCTGCCGAACAACTCTCACTCGCCGCACGCGCTTCCTGCAACTGGTGTTATGGAGCCTGTCGACCCGGTTGCCTCTCATGCTCTATACCCCTCGGATATGGGCCCCGCTGCCGGGGAAGCTGGAGCCGACCAGCTCACGCTGTCGTTTCAGGGCGAGGTTTTTGTTTTCGACTCGGTTTCCCCAGAAaag GTTCAGGCAGTTTTATTACTGTTGGGTGGATATGAAGTACCCACTGGTGTTCCTAGTCCTGGGATGACTCCTCAAAACTATAGG AATTTGGGTGATTATCCCGGGAAGTCGAGTCAACCACAACGGGCAGCCTCCTTAATCCGGTTTagagaaaagaggaaagagcgatgttttgataaaaaaattcgCTACACTGTTCGCAAGGAAGTTGCTTTGAG AATGCAGCGTAAGAAAGGCCAGTTTACATCGTCAAAGTCGCTCCCTGAGGAACTTGGATCATCTTCTGCAGATTGGAATGGAAGTTCGGCCCAAGAAGAGCAGGAAACCTC ATGTAGGCATTGTGGGATTAGTTCAAAGTCCACTCCAATGATGCGACGTGGACCAGATGGGCCAAGAACTCTGTGCAACGCATGCGGTCTCAAGTGGGCCAACAAG GGAGTCCTGCGAGACCTTTCAAAACTCCCCATTGTTGAAGCCCAGCATCATGCTATGAAG ATCAATAGTGAAACAAACAGCAAAGATACTCTTGCACCTTCTACCAACATCATCACATCTTCTACCGGTGAGAATTAA
- the LOC105169289 gene encoding GATA transcription factor 24-like isoform X3, whose product MYGPPHASMNDTTTVQAPRPLNPHIDDNDDDDEDVVECSNGEESVDNPPSQIRYDLPNNSHSPHALPATGVMEPVDPVASHALYPSDMGPAAGEAGADQLTLSFQGEVFVFDSVSPEKVQAVLLLLGGYEVPTGVPSPGMTPQNYRNLGDYPGKSSQPQRAASLIRFREKRKERCFDKKIRYTVRKEVALRMQRKKGQFTSSKSLPEELGSSSADWNGSSAQEEQETSCRHCGISSKSTPMMRRGPDGPRTLCNACGLKWANKGVLRDLSKLPIVEAQHHAMKADQ is encoded by the exons ATGTACGGACCACCACACGCCTCCATGAATGACACCACCACCGTACAGGCCCCCCGCCCCCTCAATCCACATATCGACGACAACGACGACGATGACGAGGATGTCGTTGAGTGCTCTAATGGGGAAGAATCCGTAGACAACCCCCCATCCCAGATCAGATATGACCTGCCGAACAACTCTCACTCGCCGCACGCGCTTCCTGCAACTGGTGTTATGGAGCCTGTCGACCCGGTTGCCTCTCATGCTCTATACCCCTCGGATATGGGCCCCGCTGCCGGGGAAGCTGGAGCCGACCAGCTCACGCTGTCGTTTCAGGGCGAGGTTTTTGTTTTCGACTCGGTTTCCCCAGAAaag GTTCAGGCAGTTTTATTACTGTTGGGTGGATATGAAGTACCCACTGGTGTTCCTAGTCCTGGGATGACTCCTCAAAACTATAGG AATTTGGGTGATTATCCCGGGAAGTCGAGTCAACCACAACGGGCAGCCTCCTTAATCCGGTTTagagaaaagaggaaagagcgatgttttgataaaaaaattcgCTACACTGTTCGCAAGGAAGTTGCTTTGAG AATGCAGCGTAAGAAAGGCCAGTTTACATCGTCAAAGTCGCTCCCTGAGGAACTTGGATCATCTTCTGCAGATTGGAATGGAAGTTCGGCCCAAGAAGAGCAGGAAACCTC ATGTAGGCATTGTGGGATTAGTTCAAAGTCCACTCCAATGATGCGACGTGGACCAGATGGGCCAAGAACTCTGTGCAACGCATGCGGTCTCAAGTGGGCCAACAAG GGAGTCCTGCGAGACCTTTCAAAACTCCCCATTGTTGAAGCCCAGCATCATGCTATGAAGGCTG ATCAATAG
- the LOC105169288 gene encoding probable glycosyltransferase At5g20260: MVNILRVLRSLRLRRIFIGLLTISPAATIILFSITRFMYQQFDRIIASVEVDKIDGDVYRSAEVFRMDYAEMERKFKIYVYPDEYKDENYTNYQTISGKYASEGYFFKNIRESSFLTDDPEQAHLFFIPISCHKMHQKVSSYEEMASIVQKYVEGLIAKYPYWTRTMGADHFFVTCHDVDVRVTELVPHLVKNSIRVVCSPTYDSGFIPHKDVSLPLVMQPLKEPVRRNDLYKRTILGYWEGACNSDLRNTLVSNWQGDNELDIQNSTYYPAGGMRKLSMAKFCICPVGSRATSNRIIMAIRYGCVPVILADYFELPFNDVLDWLKFSVVLSEEDVYDLKYILRGKAGEEYSRLHSNLIKVQKRFRWNSPPVKYDAFHMVLYHLWLRRNVVKY, encoded by the exons ATGGTGAACATTCTCCGTGTACTTCGCTCACTACGACTCAGACGGATCTTCATCGGTCTTCTCACCATTTCCCCGGCGGCCACCATAATCCTTTTCTCCATTACTCGTTTCATGTATCAACAGTTTGACaga ATTATTGCAAGTGTGGAGGTTGACAAGATTGACGGCGACGTTTACCGTTCAGCGGAGGTCTTTCGGATGGATTACGcagaaatggagaggaaatTCAAGATTTATGTGTACCCAGATGAGTATAAAGATGAGAATTACACGAATTATCAAACGATTTCTGGAAAGTATGCGAGTGAAGGCTATTTCTTCAAGAATATCAGAGAAAGCTCGTTTCTGACAGATGATCCTGAACAGGCCCATCTCTTCTTCATCCCCATTTCTTGCCACAAAATGCACCAAAAG GTATCATCTTATGAGGAGATGGCATCAATTGTTCAAAAATACGTAGAGGGCTTAATCGCCAAGTACCCCTACTGGACCAGAACTATGGGGGCGGATCACTTCTTTGTTACTTGCCATGATGTTGATGTACGAGTCACAGAATTGGTCCCTCATCTGGTCAAGAACTCAATTCGGGTCGTCTGCTCTCCCACTTATGATTCTGGCTTCATTCCTCATAAAGATGTTTCACTTCCCTTAGTGATGCAGCCACTCAAAGAACCTGTCCGACGAAACGACTTGTACAAGAG GACGATACTCGGTTATTGGGAAGGAGCCTGCAATTCTGATCTGAGAAATACGCTGGTGAGCAATTGGCAGGGAGACAACGAGCTTGATATCCAGAATAGTACTTATTACCCGGCTGGAGGAATGAGGAAATTGTCTATGGCTAAATTCTGCATCTGCCCGGTTGGTTCAAGAGCCACCAGCAATCGCATTATCATGGCTATTCGCTACGGATGTGTGCCTG TAATATTGGCGGATTACTTTGAGTTGCCATTCAACGACGTTCTTGATTGGCTGAAATTCTCTGTTGTACTGAGTGAGGAGGATGTCTACGACTTGAAGTACATTTTGAGGGGAAAAGCAGGTGAAGAGTACAGCAGGTTGCATAGCAATCTTATCAAG GTGCAGAAACGGTTCAGGTGGAATTCACCCCCTGTAAAATATGACGCATTTCACATGGTCCTCTATCATCTCTGGTTGAGGCGAAACGTCGTCAAATACTAA
- the LOC105169385 gene encoding uncharacterized protein LOC105169385: protein MRRAEAEYGGWGVGSVVAMLCIVMLLIFLPLGMGPGPVQPPPLSLLFIFPVLMAAILIYLSYASKSH from the coding sequence ATGCGGCGGGCGGAGGCGGAATACGGCGGATGGGGAGTGGGTTCCGTGGTGGCAATGCTGTGCATAGTGATGCTTCTGATCTTTCTGCCGCTCGGAATGGGGCCCGGCCCGGTTCAACCCCCACCATTGTCCCTGCTCTTCATTTTCCCTGTTTTGATGGCTGCCATTCTCATTTACCTTTCTTATGCTTCCAAGAgtcattaa
- the LOC105169290 gene encoding dynamin-related protein 3A: MAEDQATASASSAAAASLGHSVIPIVNKLQDIFAQLGSQSTIELPQVAVVGSQSSGKSSVLEALVGRDFLPRGNDICTRRPLVLQLVQRKRKADGTDEEWGEFLHLPGKRFFDFNEIRREIQAETDREAGGNKGVSDKQIRLKIFSPNVLDITLVDLPGLTKVPVGDQPSDIEARIRTMIMSYIKLPSCLILAVTPANSDLANFPMFIIAGYRTIGVITKLDIMDRGTDARNFLLGKVIPLRLGYVGVVNRSQEDILMNRSIKDALIAEEKFFRSRPVYSDLAERCGVPQLAKKLNQILVQHIKTVLPGLKSRISAALVSVAKEHASYGEITESKAGQGALLLNILSKYSEAFSSMIEGKNEEMSTSELSGGARIHYIFQNIFVKSLEDVDPCEDLTDDDIRTAIQNATGPKSALFVPEVPFEVLVRRQIARLLDPSLQCARFIYDELIKMSHRCMVNELQRFPILRKRMDEVIGNFLREGLEPSETMIGHIIEMEMDYINTSHPNFLGGSKAVEMALQQVKSSRIAAPISRQKDVGDSEKAPNSERSLKSRAILARQVNGIVPEQGVRPAVDAEKTTPAVSNAGSSWGISSIFGGHDNRTSVRENSISKPFNEPVQSMEQGSSMIHLREPPSVLRPSETHSDQEAIEITVTKLLLRSYYDIVRKNIEDSVPKAIMHFLVNHTKRELHNVFIKKLYRDNLFEEMLQEPDEVSMKRKRTRDTLRVLQQAFRTLDELPLEAETVERGYSMGTDPTGLPKIHGLPTSSLYNTSSGSTESYSASPKTSKPRKSSHSGELHSPLYADTNGGGRNSISGLYPSIDI, translated from the exons ATGGCGGAAGACCAGGCGACGGCGTCGGCCAGTAGTGCGGCGGCCGCATCATTGGGGCACTCAGTGATACCCATAGTGAACAAACTGCAAGATATTTTCGCGCAACTAGGAAGTCAATCGACGATCGAGTTGCCGCAGGTGGCAGTGGTCGGCAGCCAGAGCAGCGGTAAATCAAGTGTGTTGGAGGCGCTCGTGGGGCGTGATTTCCTGCCACGTGGAAATGATATCTGCACGCGCCGTCCGCTCGTGCTGCAGCTCGTGCAGAGGAAGAGAAAGGCTGATGGAACGGATGAAGAATGGGGGGAGTTCTTGCATTTGCCGGGGAAGAGGTTCTTTGATTTCAATGAAATCAGAAGGGAGATTCAG GCTGAAACAGACAGAGAAGCAGGAGGAAACAAAGGCGTATCAGACAAACAGATACGCTTAAAGATTTTCTCACCGAATGTTCTTGACATAACGCTTGTGGATCTTCCAGGCCTAACAAAAGTTCCTGTTGGTGATCAGCCATCTGATATTGAGGCACGCATTAGGACAATGATAATGTCATATATTAAACTTCCAAGTTGCCTGATCCTGGCTGTGACACCAGCAAATTCAGATCTGGCAAATTTCCCGATG TTTATAATTGCAGGTTATAGAACaattggtgtaattacaaaG TTGGATATTATGGATAGGGGTACTGATGCCCGCAACTTTTTGCTTGGAAAAGTTATTCCTCTTCGGCTTGGTTATGTAGGTGTTGTGAATCGCAGTCAAGAG GATATTCTAATGAATCGGAGCATCAAGGATGCACTTATTGCTGAGGAGAAGTTCTTTCGCAGTCGGCCT GTATACAGTGATCTTGCTGAGCGTTGTGGAGTCCCTCAATTGGCCAAGAAGTTGAATCAG ATACTGGTACAGCATATTAAGACAGTTCTCCCAGGGTTGAAGTCACGAATTAGTGCTGCACTGGTCTCTGTTGCAAAGGAGCATGCTAGCTATGGAGAAATTACCGAGTCAAAG GCTGGCCAGGGAGCACTACTACTTAACATTCTTTCGAAATACTCTGAAG CATTCTCATCAATGATAgaaggaaaaaatgaagaaatgtcAACATCTGAGCTGTCTGGTGGAGCACGAATACATTacattttccaaaatatttttgtcaagaGCCTGGAG GATGTAGATCCTTGTGAGGATTTAACTGATGATGATATCCGTACTGCCATACAAAACGCAACAGGTCCCAAGTCTGCACTGTTTGTGCCAGAA GTTCCATTTGAAGTTCTTGTTAGAAGACAAATAGCACGTTTGTTGGATCCAAGTCTCCAGTGTGCTAGATTTATTTACGATGAGCTAATCAAG ATGAGCCATCGCTGTATGGTAAATGAACTCCAACGGTTTCCGATCCTGCGAAAACGCATGGATGAGGTCATTGGAAATTTTTTGCGAGAAGGTCTTGAGCCATCAGAAACAATGATAGGACATATTATAGAAATGGAG ATGGATTACATAAACACTTCCCATCCAAATTTTCTGGGTGGGAGTAAAGCTGTAGAGATGGCATTACAACAGGTCAAGTCATCCAGGATTGCTGCACCCATTTCTAGGCAGAAG GATGTAGGAGATTCAGAGAAAGCACCTAACTCAGAGAGAAGTCTAAAGTCTCGGGCTATACTTGCGCGGCAAGTGAATGGAATTGTTCCAGAGCAA GGTGTTCGACCGGCAGTGGACGCTGAAAAAACTACACCAGCTG TCAGCAATGCCGGTTCAAGTTGGGGAATATCTTCAATTTTTGGCGGACATGACAATCGCACATCTGTTAGAGAGAACTCAATCAGTAAACCATTTAATGAACCTGTTCAGAGCATGGAGCAGGGATCATCAATGATTCATTTGAGAGAG CCCCCCAGTGTATTAAGGCCTTCGGAAACCCATTCAGATCAAGAGGCTATTGAGATTACAGTTACAAAGCTGTTGCTAAGATCGTATTATGATATTGTGCGAAAGAACATTGAGGATTCTGTACCCAAAGCAATCATGCATTTTCTG GTAAACCACACAAAGCGAGAACTCCATAATGTTTTCATCAAAAAGCTGTACAG AGACAACTTGTTCGAAGAGATGTTGCAGGAACCAGATGAGGTATCCATGAAGAGAAAGCGTACCCGTGATACACTTCGGGTCCTGCAGCAGGCTTTCCGG ACGCTGGATGAACTGCCTCTTGAAGCTGAGACTGTTGAGAGAGGGTACAGCATGGGTACGGACCCAACAGGCTTGCCAAAGATTCATGGGCTTCCAACCTCATCTTTGTACAACACCAGTAGTGGTTCAACTGAATCATATAGCGCTTCCCCCAAAACCTCGAAGCCACGCAAGTCTTCACATTCCGGGGAGCTGCACTCACCATTGTACGCAGATACTAATGGTGGTGGACGTAATTCTATCTCTGGTCTTTATCCCTccattgatatataa